Proteins encoded together in one Penicillium digitatum chromosome 1, complete sequence window:
- a CDS encoding LDB19, N-terminal — translation MPGRLIPNLIRNASSLHSSVTSSPNHSNSSSTVSVNEIPGHPKKSAKLERARSPERRLSFTMDHFIHPLRDHSKEKRRSLGRGGRSKERSSHDTHSPAAKLDVLVESPPLVCYGPPASSTGALFSGRLRIAVSELTGGVTLSQFDVRLVSKTSTKKPVSHHCSNCATRTEELTQWNFITEDLHLDGGDHDFPFSYLFPGHLPASCNGVLGQIEYFLLAHARSVTGEEYSLKLPLDLGRSLLPGPDKSSIRIFPPTNLTGRIVLPSVIYPIGHFPVEMTLSGVVDKGEKTQTRWRLRKMMWRIEEQQKIVSTACQKHAHKIGGESKGVLHQETRVIGHNEEKSGWKTDFDTAGGEITMQFDANINPAANAVCDIEAPGGLEVKHNLVIELIVAEEFCPNGNTRLITPTGAARVLRMQFHLHVTQRGGLGISWDEEMPPIYEDVPASPPCYTKPGGAHSFIEDYNDSPLPDHADLERIDSLRLDSSSTRSSALSSNQSSHGSTHGRLPRFTTDDLVTGESPAASPIPSRAPSRAPSRAPSRAPSRAPSIDSSRE, via the coding sequence ATGCCGGGCCGTTTAATCCCCAACCTGATTCGGAACGCCAGTTCGCTGCACTCCTCCGTCACATCGTCTCCCAACCACTCCAACTCCTCCTCAACCGTCTCCGTGAATGAGATCCCTGGACATCCAAAGAAGTCAGCCAAGTTAGAGCGCGCACGCTCCCCCGAACGCCGTTTATCCTTCACCATGGATCACTTTATCCACCCTCTTCGGGACCACAGCAAAGAGAAGCGCCGTAGTTTAGGACGCGGTGGACGTTCTAAGGAGCGTTCCAGCCATGACACGCACTCGCCCGCGGCCAAGCTGGATGTCCTGGTCGAGTCACCGCCATTAGTCTGCTACGGACCACCTGCTAGCTCTACTGGTGCATTGTTCTCTGGGCGCTTACGCATTGCTGTCTCTGAGTTGACTGGTGGAGTTACCTTGAGCCAGTTTGACGTACGCCTCGTCTCCAAGACAAGCACCAAGAAGCCTGTCTCTCACCACTGCTCCAACTGTGCTACTCGCACAGAAGAGTTGACTCAGTGGAACTTCATCACCGAGGACCTTCACCTCGATGGTGGGGATCACGACTTCCCTTTCAGCTACTTGTTCCCCGGTCACCTTCCTGCTTCTTGCAATGGTGTGCTGGGCCAAATCGAATACTTCCTGCTGGCCCATGCGCGGAGCgtcactggagaggaataTAGCCTCAAACTGCCTCTGGACCTTGGTCGTTCTCTGCTCCCCGGGCCCGACAAGTCCTCCATCCGCATCTTCCCTCCAACCAACCTCACTGGCCGTATTGTGCTACCCTCCGTCATTTACCCTATTGGACACTTCCCTGTTGAGATGACCTTGAGCGGCGTGGTCGACAAGGGCGAAAAGACTCAGACCCGCTGGCGTCTTCGCAAGATGATGTGGCGCATTGAAGAGCAACAGAAGATTGTGTCCACTGCATGCCAGAAGCACGCTCACAAGATTGGCGGTGAGAGCAAAGGTGTTCTTCATCAAGAGACTCGCGTCATCGGACACAACGAGGAGAAGAGCGGCTGGAAGACCGACTTTGACACCGCTGGTGGTGAGATCACCATGCAATTCGATGCGAACATCAACCCGGCTGCCAACGCCGTCTGCGACATAGAGGCCCCTGGCGGTCTGGAAGTCAAGCACAACCTCGTCATCGAGCTTATCGTGGCCGAGGAATTTTGCCCTAATGGCAACACCCGTCTGATTACTCCAACTGGTGCTGCGCGTGTGCTTCGCATGCAGTTCCACCTCCATGTCACCCAGCGTGGTGGTCTTGGCATTAGCTGGGACGAGGAGATGCCTCCAATTTATGAGGATGTTCCTGCCAGCCCTCCCTGTTACACCAAGCCCGGTGGCGCTCACAGCTTCATCGAGGACTATAACGATTCTCCGCTCCCCGACCATGCAGACCTGGAGCGCATCGACTCTTTGCGATTGGACAGTAGTTCTACTCGCTCTTCCGCCCTCTCCTCCAATCAGTCTTCTCATGGCTCCACACACGGCCGGTTGCCGCGCTTTACCACTGACGATCTCGTCACTGGGGAGTCGCCTGCTGCCTCGCCCATTCCCTCGCGCGCTCCTTCTCGCGCTCCTTCTCGCGCTCCTTCTCGCGCTCCTTCTCGCGCCCCTTCCATTGACTCCTCCCGCGAATAA
- a CDS encoding Ribosomal RNA methyltransferase RrmJ/FtsJ: MAAIHLSQAQVEASALPHDRQLNDPQRTEDATEDRAEKIRSIVPYLLEKCPEFRELSDLRQQGWEALEGKEDFANLCENADQSDEKTATYFYNLMLTIGHEIDAATRAFKIQQVDSTPPTILDMCMAPGAFLEIALKKNPGSHALAFSRPVSRGGHRSHLASGLNARRVFLDVTMLAADMDLDQIPEGHEDAENFLPRQLAEGRLFDLVICDGRVLRQHPRAPYRESREATRLATVQLALGLQHLRSGGTMVVLLHGLESWNTVNLIWKFHKISSVQLFKPKKCHAKRSSFYMVATNLDSQNPEAVEAVKRWKRIWQIATFGSDEEQGKVRLDEDTSVETLVEDFGSEIVKLGTAIWKIQADALAKAPFMKKPE, encoded by the exons ATGGCGGCAATTCATTTAAGTCAAGCACAGGTGGAAGCCTCTGCTCTCCCACACGATCGCCAACTCAACGACCCTCAGCGGACAGAGGACGCTACCGAAGATCGTGCCGAAAAGATCAGGTCTATTGTACCCTATCTGTTAGAAAAGTGTCCAGAGTTCCGAGAACTCAGTGATTTGAGACAGCAG GGATGGGAAGCCCTGGAGGGCAAAGAAGACTTTGCGAACCTTTGTGAAAATGCGGACCAGTCCGACGAAAAGACAGCGACCTACTTTTATAACTTAATGCTCACAATCGGACACGAAATTGACGCGGCCACACGTGCCTTCAAAATCCAACAGGTGGATTCAACCCCGCCTACCATTCTTGACATGTGCATGGCCCCCGGTGCATTCCTCGAGATAGCATTGAAAAAGAATCCAGGCTCACATGCCCTGGCTTTCAGCCGGCCTGTCTCCCGTGGAGGACATAGAAGCCATCTGGCAAGCGGCTTGAATGCCAGACGAGTATTCCTCGATGTGACTATGCTTGCTGCCGACATGGATCTGGACCAGATACCCGAGGGCCATGAAGATGCTGAGAACTTTCTGCCCCGACAACTTGCAGAAGGTCGGCTTTTTGATTTGGTGATCTGTGACGGCCGGGTATTGAGGCAACATCCACGCGCTCCTTATCGAGAGAGCCGGGAAGCGACAAGGCTGGCCACTGTGCAGCTTGCTCTGGGTCTCCAGCACCTAAGATCTGGTGGCACTATGGTCGTTCTTCTTCACGGGCTTGAATCGTGGAACACGGTTAATCTCATTTGGAAGTTTCACAAGATCTCCTCGGTTCAACTTTTCAAGCCGAAGAAATGCCATGCCAAGCGCTCGTCCTTTTACATGGTTGCTACCAATCTTGATAGTCAAAACCCAGAGGCTGTCGAAGCGGTCAAGCGGTGGAAGAGAATCTGGCAGATTGCCACGTTTGGCTCTGATGAAGAGCAGGGCAAGGTGAGATTGGATGAAGACACCTCCGTAGAAACATTGGTCGAGGACTTCGGGTCCGAAATCGTGAAATTGGGCACGGCAATATGGAAGATACAGGCGGATGCCCTGGCTAAAGCGCCATTCATGAAGAAGCCAGAGTGA